ACCTTCAGTACACGAACGACCGGGGAGCGTACGTGGATGCGTTCTTCGATGTCGTCGATTGGGAGACCGTCCGCAGTCGGTATGAGGCAGTGACGTCCTCGGCCGTGTGGGAGTGATGACGCTCACGTCCGCCAGTAAGCCGGTGTGAGTAAGACGAGCACGGGGAGGATTTCGAGCCGTCCGATCCACATCAGAAACACCATGAACAGCTTCGACGTCAGGGGGAAGTCGAGATAGCTGTTCATTGGCCCAACCGAACCGAATCCCGGCCCGACGTTACCCAAAGTAGCGGCGACAGCACTCATCGCCTCGAACGCGCTCAGATAGTGACCAACCCGCCACGCGTCCGCGATCACGAGAACAACCCCGACGAAAAAGAACACGAGATACAGCAAAGTGAACGCGTAGATGCCTCGGATCGTCCGTTCATCGAGTGGATTACCGTTCAGTCGAACGGGTGCGACCGCCGCGGGATGGACAGTCGTAAACAGCTCTTTGCGGAGTGATTTGAGGACCACGACCCAGCGAACGACCTTGATCGCGCCAGCAGTTGACCCCGCCGATCCACCGATGAACATCCCGAACAACAGCACGTACTTGGCTGGAGCGCTCCAGGTGTTGAAGTCCATGCTGGCGTATCCGGTCGTCGTGACGATCGAAACGATCTGAAACGCCGCGTGTCGAACCGAGGCTTCGAGCTTGCCGCTAAACGAGAATCCATCGACTGGGATGGCTTGGAGTCCGATGCCGAAAAACAGCTGTCCAGCGACGATAGCGGTAAGCGCGGCTATGATGCCGGTAAAGGCTTGGAACTCGGTATCGTTGAGCAGTCGTTTCGGTCCATCCGTAACGCAGTGCCAGAACAGAGCAAAATTCGTTCCTGCGACGACCATGAACGGAATGATCACCCATTGCACCGCAGCGGAGAACGCTTCGATCGATCGCGCCTCCGGGGAAAACCCGCCGGTCGGAAGTGTCGTAAGCGCGTGGGAAACGGCGTTGTACAGTCCCATGTTCGGCGCGAGTCCGAGGAGATGGAGTCCGTACAACAACACCATTTCGAGCAGGGTAAATCCTAGATACGCGATCCAGAGGACGCGTGCGGTTTTAGCGATACGGGGCGTGAGTTTCTGAATGCCTGGTCCGGGAGCCTCTGCATCCATCAGCTGCGCACCACCGACTGATAGTTCCGGAAGAATGGCGACCGCGAGCACGATGATACCCATCCCACCGAGCCATTGGGTGAGTTGTCGCCAGAGCAATAGGGCGTGGGAATGACGATCGAACGAGATGTCTCCCATCACGGTCGCGCCAGTGGTTGTGAAGCCGCTCATCGATTCGAACAACGCGTTTTCGGGCCGTGCAAGCGTCGATTCAGTGCCGACGATCCCGGCGATCAGATACGGCATCATTCCGACGAACGCGACAACGAGCCACGTGAGCGCTACCATCAGAAACCCTTCACGTGCACCCAGCTCCGGGTCGGGATCGGCACGTTCGAGTGCCACCCCGACAACGATAGCGAACACCAAGGAAGCGATGAACGTCAAAACGTCCTCACCGTAGTACAGCGCGACAGCGAGCGGAATGAGAAACGCCCCTGCGAGATACTTGACGACGGTACCGACGAGACCGACGCTCGCACGCCAATCGACGCGGAGCCGATCCCAGCTGCCGATCCAGTCTCGGTTCATATGATTTTTGCGATATTATCGGCGGCGGCCGTTTCGGCGAACAGCACTACGTGGTCACCGGTCTCGATGACGGTGTCGCCGCGGGGGGTGATGACCGAACTGTTCCGTGCGATCGCTCCCACGACGACCTGAGGTGGAAGATCCGCCATCGATTCACTGATCGGCCGGTTTTCGAGGATGCTGTCGGCGTTAACCTCGATTTCGAGCACTTCCGCACAGCCGTGTTCGATGAGCGCCACTTTCTCGGTGCCGTGTGTAAAGCGAATGGTCTCCTCGGCGGTTACATCGCGTGGATTGACCGCTGCGCCGACGCCAACTGCCTCGAAGAGATCGG
The sequence above is drawn from the Halocatena salina genome and encodes:
- a CDS encoding TrkH family potassium uptake protein gives rise to the protein MNRDWIGSWDRLRVDWRASVGLVGTVVKYLAGAFLIPLAVALYYGEDVLTFIASLVFAIVVGVALERADPDPELGAREGFLMVALTWLVVAFVGMMPYLIAGIVGTESTLARPENALFESMSGFTTTGATVMGDISFDRHSHALLLWRQLTQWLGGMGIIVLAVAILPELSVGGAQLMDAEAPGPGIQKLTPRIAKTARVLWIAYLGFTLLEMVLLYGLHLLGLAPNMGLYNAVSHALTTLPTGGFSPEARSIEAFSAAVQWVIIPFMVVAGTNFALFWHCVTDGPKRLLNDTEFQAFTGIIAALTAIVAGQLFFGIGLQAIPVDGFSFSGKLEASVRHAAFQIVSIVTTTGYASMDFNTWSAPAKYVLLFGMFIGGSAGSTAGAIKVVRWVVVLKSLRKELFTTVHPAAVAPVRLNGNPLDERTIRGIYAFTLLYLVFFFVGVVLVIADAWRVGHYLSAFEAMSAVAATLGNVGPGFGSVGPMNSYLDFPLTSKLFMVFLMWIGRLEILPVLVLLTPAYWRT